In Tepidanaerobacter syntrophicus, the following are encoded in one genomic region:
- a CDS encoding isoprenyl transferase, whose product MSVKETLNNIKKLSPDKMPQHIAIIMDGNGRWAQKNGLPRIAGHWAGAETLKSIVESCSKLKIKVLTVFAFSTENWKRPIEEVSSLMNLLLYYFKKEVDALHKNNVKIVISGNWEELPEKIADQIRKSMTKTQNNSGLILNIALNYGGRSEILFACKNICTDVLNGDLCIDKIDEKLFEQYLYTYGLPDPDLLIRPSGELRISNFLLWQIAYSELWFTQTYWPDFKEEDLICAIYDYQTRERRFGGLKK is encoded by the coding sequence ATATCCGTGAAAGAAACGTTAAATAATATAAAAAAACTATCACCCGATAAAATGCCACAGCATATAGCAATTATTATGGATGGAAACGGCAGGTGGGCGCAAAAAAACGGGCTTCCAAGGATAGCTGGCCATTGGGCGGGCGCAGAAACCCTAAAAAGTATTGTGGAATCTTGCTCAAAACTTAAAATTAAAGTATTAACTGTTTTTGCATTTTCTACAGAGAATTGGAAAAGGCCCATTGAAGAAGTAAGCTCACTAATGAATCTACTGCTCTATTATTTTAAAAAAGAGGTAGATGCCCTCCATAAAAATAATGTTAAAATAGTAATAAGCGGAAATTGGGAAGAACTACCTGAAAAAATTGCTGATCAGATAAGAAAGAGTATGACAAAAACTCAAAATAATTCAGGCCTAATTTTAAATATAGCTTTAAACTATGGAGGACGCAGCGAAATCCTCTTTGCCTGTAAAAATATATGCACTGATGTTTTAAATGGAGATTTATGCATTGATAAGATTGATGAGAAATTGTTTGAGCAATATTTATACACATACGGACTTCCGGATCCGGATTTGCTGATAAGGCCAAGTGGAGAACTGAGAATAAGCAACTTTTTATTATGGCAAATTGCTTACTCGGAATTATGGTTTACCCAAACATATTGGCCTGACTTTAAAGAAGAAGATCTGATTTGTGCAATTTATGATTACCAAACGCGAGAACGAAGATTTGGGGGTTTAAAAAAGTAA
- the frr gene encoding ribosome recycling factor — protein MEKEMKEVLSKLKSEFVVIRTGRASASLLDKIYVDYYGSPVPINQIASISVPEPKMIVIQPWDIKMLGVIEKAILKSDLRLTPNNDGKVIRLVLPELTSERRQELLKLAKKKAEEARVSIRNIRREYNENLKKMEKSGEISEDELKRSQEEIQKLTDKYIEEVDKMLAAKETDIMEV, from the coding sequence ATGGAAAAAGAAATGAAGGAAGTGCTGTCAAAGTTAAAATCGGAATTTGTCGTTATACGAACCGGCAGGGCGTCGGCTTCACTTTTAGACAAGATATATGTAGATTACTACGGTTCGCCGGTTCCGATAAATCAGATCGCTTCAATAAGCGTTCCGGAACCAAAGATGATAGTGATACAACCTTGGGATATTAAAATGCTTGGAGTCATAGAAAAGGCAATTTTAAAATCAGATCTTCGACTTACCCCGAATAACGATGGTAAAGTTATAAGGCTTGTTTTGCCTGAACTTACTTCAGAAAGAAGGCAGGAACTTTTAAAATTGGCCAAGAAAAAGGCCGAAGAAGCTAGAGTATCTATAAGAAATATTCGCCGTGAATACAATGAAAATTTGAAGAAAATGGAAAAAAGTGGAGAAATTTCTGAAGATGAGTTGAAGCGTTCTCAGGAAGAAATCCAAAAATTAACCGATAAATACATAGAAGAAGTAGACAAGATGCTAGCAGCTAAAGAAACTGATATAATGGAAGTGTAA
- the pyrH gene encoding UMP kinase — MQKPIYKRVVLKISGEALAGNKGFGIDQDTLNSIADQIKEIHDLNVEIAIVVGGGNIWRGRDYKEMDRATADYMGMLATVINALALQDALENREVQTRVQTAIEMREIAEPYIRRKAIRHLEKGRVVIFAAGTGNPFFSTDTAAALRAAEIDAEVILLAKKVDGVYDSDPVINPTAQKFTSLDYIDVLNKSLGVMDSTATSLCMDNKIPIIVFGINTPGNIKKVIMGENIGTTVKGS; from the coding sequence ATGCAAAAACCAATTTACAAGAGAGTTGTATTAAAAATAAGTGGAGAGGCATTAGCCGGTAACAAGGGTTTTGGCATAGATCAGGATACACTAAATTCGATTGCAGATCAAATCAAGGAAATTCATGACCTTAATGTAGAAATTGCAATCGTAGTGGGTGGTGGTAATATATGGAGAGGTAGAGATTATAAAGAAATGGATAGAGCAACGGCGGATTATATGGGGATGCTGGCTACCGTTATTAATGCTCTTGCATTGCAAGACGCATTGGAAAACAGAGAAGTTCAAACCAGGGTCCAGACCGCTATAGAAATGCGAGAAATTGCAGAACCTTATATTCGCCGCAAAGCAATCAGGCATTTGGAAAAAGGGCGAGTTGTTATATTTGCCGCAGGCACGGGAAATCCGTTTTTTTCTACAGATACTGCTGCAGCCTTAAGAGCGGCTGAAATCGATGCAGAAGTTATTCTTCTGGCAAAAAAAGTTGACGGTGTATATGATTCAGATCCTGTAATAAATCCTACAGCGCAAAAATTTACTTCGCTTGACTATATTGATGTTTTAAACAAAAGTTTGGGAGTCATGGATTCTACAGCAACTTCGCTGTGCATGGACAATAAGATACCTATTATTGTCTTCGGCATTAATACGCCGGGAAATATAAAAAAAGTAATAATGGGGGAGAATATAGGAACAACAGTAAAAGGGAGTTGA